TTGCCGCCCGGGTGGGACGCAGCAGCGGAGACTGCAGCCGGCGCTTTGCCCCCTCCCGACGGGCAGCCGGCGCTGGCGGCCCTACCCAGCCGCGGATGGGGGCTGCAGAGCCGGTGGTGAATGCGGGGGGTGGGAGCGCCTGAACGGAGGCGGAGGAGGGGGCGGGAGCGAGGCACCGCGCCTTCTTGCCCCTTCCTTTGTAAGAGacgccgcggcggcggcggccctcAGCCTCGGTCATGTGATAGTCTCGAAGCGCGAGCTGCGGGGGTCTCGGCATCTCGGGGACCATTACAAAACGCAGTCAGAAGAGCGCGTCGCTGCcacagccgccgccgccgcctctccTCCTCTAGCCGGGCCGGGAGAGCGGCGGCAGCTGCATCGCTGACTGCAAGCGCGTCCAGGTCAGCTCCGCACTCGCCTCGCGTTCGGAGACACCCCCACCGGCCCGCAGCTCGTGCCAGGCGTCCAGCGCCCCCGCCCCTCCGCAGAGCTTGCAGGCGCTGCTGCCGcagaaaccaccaaacttttttcCCCGAGCGACCGCTTTGGGCTCTGGTGTCTCTTCTATCCCTGACTCTGCCACAAGCCGCCGGAGAAAAGGGAGGCGCAGGCTGCCAGGAGCGGAGTTTCCCTCCGCTTACCTTGCCTCTCCCCTCCAGGAAAACCCGAACTCCAGAGCAGGCTAGCTAAGTGCTACGACAGAGGGCTGAGTCCAGAGCGCACGCTAATCTCGCCGTCCCCGGCTCCAGGACCGCAAGCAGCAACTCAAATGTAAAGGGCCAGAGTCCCAACAGCCCAGTCCTTCTTCCAAGCAGACTTGCCCTGGGCTTCCATCCGGCGGAGAAAAAGCTAAGAGGCTGGAGGGGAGCACAGCCTGTGGCCACTCGCATCTCATCTTTCAGCTCCGGCGCTCAGCCTCTGGCCGCCGCGCGGGGAAGACACCGAGAGGGCGGCGGGTAAAACTGGAGCGTCCCGCCCGCGACTGTGCGCGCCGGGCCTCGACCGTCGGGGTCAGAAGTTGCGGGCGTCCGAGAGCTGAGTTGCCCCGAGAGCCCAAACCAGGCGACCCCAAGCAGCTCGGAGAAGGCCGGAGACAGACGACTAGAGGACCTAGGTGGAGAGAGGGCGGGGCGCGGGGCTGGGCGGACGCAGTGCAGGTTAGTGAGGGCAGCCAGGCCTCGGGAGCCGGGTGCGGAGCGACGTTGAGGCCCAGTGTGGGCCGGAGGGCGGTGGAGACGCCGGAGGCGATGCCGCGGCCGGGGAAGAGCTCGTACAGCGACCAAAAGCCGCCCTATTCGTACATCTCGCTGACCGCCATGGCCATCCAACACTCGGCGGAGAAGATGCTGCCGCTGAGCGACATCTACAAGTTCATCATGGAGCGCTTCCCCTACTATCGCGAGCACACGCAGCGCTGGCAGAACAGCCTGCGCCACAACCTCTCCTTCAACGACTGCTTCATCAAGATCCCGCGGCGGCCGGACCAGCCCGGCAAGGGCAGCTTCTGGGCGCTGCACCCCGACTGCGGCGACATGTTCGAGAACGGCAGCTTCCTGCGGCGCCGCAAGCGCTTTAAGGTGCTACGTGCGGACCACGCTCACCTGCACGCAGGTAACACCAAGAGCGCGCCCGGCACTGGGCCCGGAGGGCACCTCCATCCCCACCATCCGCACCACgcgcaccaccaccaccaccaccaccacgctGCCgcgcatcaccaccatcaccaccacccgccccagccgcccccgcccccgccgccgccgcacATGGTGCACTATTTCCACCAGCAGCCGCCGCCAGCTCCGCAGCCGCCGCCACACCTCTCGTCGCAGCCCCCGCAGCAGCCGCCCCAGCAGTCGCAGCCTCAACAGCCGTCCCACCCTGGCAAGATGCAGGAGGCAGCGGCTGTggcggcagcagcagcggcggcggctGCAGCTGCAGTGGGCAGCGTGGGGCGCCTGTCACAATTCCCGCCCTACGGGCTGGGCTCCGCTGCCGCCGcggcagccgccgccgccgcatcCACGTCAGGCTTTAAGCACCCGTTTGCCATCGAGAACATCATCGGCGGGGACTACAAGGGCGTGCTGCAAGCCGGCGGGCTGCCCTTGGCATCGGTCATGCACCACCTGGGCTACCCGGTGCCCAGCCAGCTCGGCAACGTCGTCAGCTCTGTTTGGCCGCACGTCGGCGTCATGGATTCTGTGGCCGCGGCCGCTGCCGCTGCTGCAGCTGCGGGGGTCCCTGTGGGCCCCGAGTATGGGGCCTTCGGGGTGCCAGTCAAGGCCCTGTGCCACTCGGCAAGTCAGAGCTTGCCTGCAGTGCCTGTGCCCATCAAGCCCACGCCTGCACTGCCGCCGGTGACCGCGCTGCCCCCGGCGCTCACCGTCCCCGCGGCCGCTCAGCAGCCGCCAGCACAGTCCACAGTGTGCCCAGCGGCCGCGGCCTCGCCCGcagtctccctgcagcccacGGCCCCGAGTGCAGCCGAGCGCAAGGGCAGCGCCCTGCACTCGGTGCTGGTGCATTCCTAGGGGGGCCCGGCGGGATGGCAGGCACTAACGCGCGGGGAGAGACCTGGCCCTGGACAGCACCAACCCCACCCCCCACGCCACCCCCAAGAGGGAGAGGGCGCCCTTACCGCGCGGGGCAGAGCCGGTGACCCCGAACCTTTGCGGGAAAGGAAGGTATTGAAACAGACAAACCCAGAAGTGGATTCCCTAGTAATCTGAATAAATATAACACTTCGGGTATCTGTGTTTATACTATGTTGTACAATCAGATTAATGAAAGCCGATTTTCAGGTAAGAGTTTGTATTGTAATTAATATCATAAACCAATAAGTTATGGAGAGAGGGAGCGAAGGTGATGGGGGAAGGCCTCATTCCCTGGCAAACTGAAAATCAATTCCGACCCTTATTCCTGGAAGCAGAAGCTGGTGGAGGTAAACCCCCCGGGGAAAAATCCAACAGAGAGGGCCACTGAAACCAATGTCAGCCACCGAGGTTCTCTCGGCTGGTATCTTCCCCAGGCAACCGCCTCTCGTGAACGCTGAAGACAAAACTGCTGTTCACTACGGATCTCTCGTTTTAATTGAGAAGAGGCAGCGTTTTATACCGTTATTTTCCTGGCCAGTTAAATGGGCGACGACATGGTGGCATGAATAAAGTCGCTTTGGGAGTGGGTGGGGACCTCACGAAGGATCTTTGGGAAATGCAGTTAAGTTTCTCGGCTCTGACCTGGGGATCCAGAAGGATGGAAGGAGCCGCTAAAGCAACTAGTTTGCACAAAAGAGAACGGCAGCGGCTTAAAGAGCAAAGCCCCAGATTCCAAAAGTAAAGCCCGTGGAACACAGCCAAAGAGAGACCCATAAAGGCGACTTTCAACGTGAAATTCGTTTGTATATCAATCCGGTGAGAGCGTTAAGGCGCCCAAGAATAATGTGAATTACCACGATCCGTTCcagttggaattaaaaaaaaatctctcctatAACGAGATTTTGTTCCCCTAATTTATGAAAGCAAGGAAAACCTGGCACATCACTGCAACTATAGCTCTTCACGCTCGCGAGAGCGTTTCCTGGCACttcccttccagcttcctccGGACAGACGCGAGGGAATGACCCTGTCGCCTTAGCAAGCAGTCGTCAGTTTGATATTCTGTGTGGGTGGGTACGTCTTTAAAGCGAATTCTTCAGTTTCATTTCGTGAATGAAAAAGAAACTTGCCTTGTTGCTGTTGGCGCTGCCCCCCCCgcccctatctttttttttttttccctgagcccTGGGAATAGCACTTTAAATAAACTTTTAGAAACCaaggggggtggggtgaggaggaGGCAGCTGCCCTTTGCCTCTGTCACCTCTGGCTTGTGTCCGCGCCGCGTTCGGGTTGTGACTTTGTGACAGGTTCTTTATGTCTGCGGGTATTGTACGCGGTGTTCTCCATTAAAGCTTCTCTCTGGATATGCCGGTGCGGATGTGAACGTGTCTCGCTTCTCAGGAGAGGAAGCTGCGATTTGAGAATCCAGTGGTGGGTCAGGGGACTTTGCACATCCTCTCCTCCTCCACAAACACGTTATTTCTTAAATTGAGAACTTCAAAGGGGTGAGTTCACAGGCGAGCCACCAGGAGGGACAGGTTTGCTCCTTGGCTCCTTTTTCCTGCTGACGGAATTGTTCCTGTTCTTACTTTTTACCCATCTTTATCGTAAGTCCCTAATTGAGCTCTAGCTCATCTCAATGCTAGAGAATAAAATAGCAAAACCCGGCCacaatgaattgtttttctattctttttttatacCTGAGATTGATCTCCACACGCCATGAACGCGACCACTGACCACCCTTCTCTTTTGTGAGGTTCCGGGGGGCGGGCCACGGCCGGGCTGAGCGCAGCACAGGGCTCGGGGCCAACCGCGTGGGTGCCCGGTGGCGTCCCCTTAACCTGCAGGCGGGGCCTGGGGCCCGGGAGGTTGGCGCCGGGACGCTGCCGCAGCCGCCGCGGCTGTTGTTAATGAGGCCAGGCGGGACCTGTTGCGCGCGGGCGCGGTGCTGCGTTCTGGGGCAGCGGCAGCCTGGAGCCGGGAACCGCCGGCCGCAGCCTCTGCGGAGCTGCGCGGGAAGCGGCCCTGGCGGCCCCGGCTGCGTGTCTGGGTCCCCGCTGCCCTGCCCACACCCTCTAGCCTCTGGTTAAGGCTTCATCTTGAACCGGCTTCTTTCTGCCCAGGCAGGCCCAACCGAAACCTCCTCTGACCTTTcatcagaagaaaataaaaagccaaGAAGATGATCCGTACGTAGCAATGACGCTGGTGGGATTTCTGTTACATTTTTACGGGATATTTCCACTCACCCTTTATTACAAGTCCCAAAATTGCTGCGTGCAGCTAAGTTTTGGCCGCTGCCTCCTTGAGGGCTCAGACAATTCGGGAGTCTATTCCATTCTTTGGAACTCTGCAGGGTTTTCCTCACTAGTCTGAAGCTGTTGAAAGAGAGAAAGCAGGGAGGAAAGGACGCTGACATGGGGGTCATGTATTTGGGGCAATTTAGGAGTCTGGCTTCTCTGTACTTCACACGAGTTGGTGGCTGGAAGCCTTGGGCCCGGATCCTAGTTTAGGAGCGGCGAGTCACTGTGTCCCAAGAAGGGGACTGTGGATCCCACGGGTTTCTTTAAAAAACGGTCCTTCTTCCTTCCCCACTTGGCCGAAAGGTCCAGCGTGTTTTCTAGCGATGGCCGCGATCCCACTTCCAGGAGAGAGGGACTGCCTAAGGTGAGGTTCGGGACCGAGGGCTGGCCCAAGTGACAGCGCCCTGGAGAAGTAAGGAACCTGTGGGTTGCAGCCACTGAGAAGGATAAAGAACTGATCACCCTTCTCCCAAATTCAACCTCTATCGTGGAACTCCTACCACAATGGTTGGGGAAACACTGTTGATTTGTTTTCAtggtaaagggaaagaaaggaaacgGGAGGGAGAGCAAGCTCAGAGATGATTCTACTAAACTTTTCATACAGGAAGGAGTCCCTGATACCCAAAAGAAGTGCAGCTTTTAGGGGGAGGGGCTTTTCTGCCAAAGCCCTAatctcaaaaaaccaaaacttggTGCCCTGGGGTGACTCCAGCTCATATcgtccctataggacatagtagaactgccccatatgtttccaaggcagtaatctttactaaagctgactgctacatctttctccagcagagtgactaaactctgaccctttggttagcagcctagtacttaaccactgcatcaccaacgCTCCTTTCTGACCCCAAGGGAGGCCTCAATTACAGCCCTCAACACCACCCTGAAAACCCCTCTTGACTAAGATGGGATCTACTCTTGAACCAACTGTGAAACTCTTCATCCCCACAAACAACCACTGCCTCCCCATGGCCAAGCTGGGAAACTGGCCGGATTAGTCTCCACAGACCTCTGCAAGGTGCCGGGACTGGTTGAATTCCAGGCCCTTGTGCACTGCCCCTCACCAGAATCAGATTCTCACACCCATGTGCCAAAAAACACCATTCAAAAgcattgaagccagattcagtgCTTATTTTAAACATGTTAATAGGAGTCAAGCCATTAAAAATTATGTCCTGGTGAGAAATGAGAGCCACTAACCTGGTACAAGAATAATTAATTAACTGTGATATATTGGTTACTCTTAACTAAGTTAGGCATATAATCTGACCTTATGGGTATTCTAGAACTCTGTAGGTACATGTTGGAATAAAGGGAAAATAAGTTGGGACAAATGTGAGACAGAAGTAGAAGCACTTATAAAATAGTAACAATCTCAGTTTACATTAACAGAAATCACTCTTGGTGGGCTAACCACTGGTGGGGGTGGTGTGAATTATGCTCCTGGTTTCCAGGATGGTAGGAAAGACTGTAGTTGCTTACTATCCTATCCCTCTTACCTGAATGAATGCACAGAACCCTGAGAAAGGTAGGAAGAAGCAATGCGGAGAAAGAAAAgctgtcttttaattttattaaaataaaaggaaaaaagcaacCTGGAATGATCTATTTGATTATGTTTCCTTGGGAAGCCGAGAAGAGAGCTGAGGGCAGATGAAGCTATTTTAGCTGTGGTCCCAAAGAGAACAGGACCTCCTGCAAAGGCCGGAATTGGCACAGTTGGCATCAGGCACTTAGGAAGCCTGTCAGTCAGGCTGGCTTGTGGTCAATTATCTCCTTAAGTAGACTGGCATTAGTCCAGACAGGGAGGAGGGCTAGTACCATCCACCGGAATCGGAGCCAGTTAGCTGGAAGTGGCATTGCTGAACTCCAAGCATCTTTGCATTGGGGGGCTTTGTATAGCTGATCAACACATCTCCTGGGACTCAGGGGTGGCATTTGCCTGTTTGGCACTAGTACAGAGAGACTCCAGAAGAGAAAGGGAATAGAATGACTTAGGAGAAAAAACATCACAGCCACTAATTCCCCTTAAATTTCTTTCGCCTGACGAAATTGCCGTTTCTGATATGCACAAAATTACGCAGACAGCCTTGTAAATCATGATGGGATTGAGATCCTCCATTGGAAAAGAATTCTCACTCTTCATCATACCCGACTGTGAAATGCGGAGAAGGGATAGTATGGAGGCATGTTCGGGTTTGGATGACGTGACAAGAGTTTGAAGAAGTATTAGTATTACCTCGACTGGGTATCTGTGATTCTGCACAGGAGTGTAGGGGCAGGCTGGAGTTGACATTGAGCACAGGAAAGTAAAGAAATGGTTTCAAAAACCAATGATAACCACTTTGTGGGTGAAAAAGCAGAGTGGGGATCAAAGTTTAAATGGGAAGGCCTTGCATTCCAATGGACAAACCAGTTCTATCAagtccaactttctcattttgCTCATTTAAAGTATTTTCATTAACTTTATCTTTCAACACTGAAATGGTACCTTATACCCTTTGGGGGAGAGTGAAGAGATCTGCCTGGGATTTGAATTCAATCTTCAACCCTTGTGTACATGGTATGAGTCTGGCAAAATTCCAGATGTACTCTGTCCCAATCACTTTCCCCCTTAACTATCCCTTGTGTATTTTATGGAAAATTTAAGCCACATGTTGCTCTTTCCCCCTTGCATATGAATGCAGTTTTATTGAATTTTAGCATGGTCCATGAAATTCAAATTCTGAGTCGTAACCCATAATATGATCTACACACAGTCACATGATATGCATACATGGTATCATTAAGCAGAAAATAAAGCATGTGAGAACTATAGTTGTGTTATTTTAGTAACATTTCTTTATACCGAAGTGCCATTCTAAGAATGCCATAGTAAAAAGGATTTTGTACAGTTATCAAAAAGTTCAAAAACCCTAACTTagtaatatgaaaatattttaaaagaatatcaCTAAGAATGTATTTTGGTTGTTTAATTTGATCCAAATAGCTTTCTCCTCCCACAAGGaacaggttttgtgtgtgtgtgtgcatgtgtgtgcatgagaCGCCCAAGTTTTGCTTGTAAGTCATCAGACCTCACTACTGTGgcatcattttaaaaatgcattagaATATGCTTTGCCATCTGAGCTGCTTCCGGTCCTGTCAGCACCTTCACTGACGGTGTGTTTGTACTGTTACTGCAGGATGGATGCTTAGTGAGAAGGGAGCTGCAGAGCTTCACTCCAGGCAGCTCAACTCAGATTCATTCCAGAAAGGATTCACAAACATTCAAACAtgcaaatgaaaaatgaaaagaaagggagagggagggagagaagagagaaggaggaaagaagggaaggcagaaggaaagagagaaggaacagaGAAAAAGACATGTGCATCTAAtatggataaaacaaaaaaatatattttagttatAATTTTCTAACCTAATGTCATTGCTTTGATTTTCTCTCAGGAAACTACAGATCAGTTATTTTAATGTATCTGACAGTATCTATCATGCTACTTACCCGAAGTAATCTTGCCTTAAAAATAATATTCCTATTCTCTTAAAAATGTTTCTAAGATAGAGGGGACAGTGCCTTGTATAATTCTTTCAGCCTTACTTACTGCCTAAAAAGATGACGCTTTGGTCTAGGTAAGACTTCATCCCAGGTGAGGCATTTACTACGTTAACCTTGTTGCAATTTATTTTATAGGGCTTAGCCTAAATCTCCATAGGggaatgtttaaataaattatgctatttGCATACTATGAAATATGCAGCCATTACAAATAATGTTTATGAAATTTTACTCACAAAGTTTTATGAAATCTAATTGAAGGAAAATACTATATACAGtatgctatattttttttatatgtataaatatgaaCTCAACCATACAATGTGCACTGAAAACGTATTGGAAGGGACTAACTAACTGTACCAAATACAAGAAGTGATAGCTTTAGACTGGTGAAACTttaagtaattttattttcttgttttctgcATGTCCTAGGTGTTTtgttcttatttgtttttttgattgtcTACAttgatcatattttatttttataatcaaggagccaaaaaaaaaaaaaatcattgctgtgaagctgattctaactcatagcaatcctatgggacagagtagaagtgccccatagggtttccaaggagtagctggtagattcaaactgccagccttttggttaacagctgtagctcttaaccactgcgccaccagggctccaatcaagGAAAGGATTACTCAAAAATCTATTCAGCCATTCTAACTGGCATTTCAAAAAAACGTAAATTATTACTTAAAAACCTAGTATCTTAAGTATTTGGGGGAGGCGTAAAGAATCACCTGATATAAATATACTTTGAAACCAAAGAGCAGCAAAGACAAATGGAACTGCACACATAGTGCCGTCTTCCTGCTGTGCCTTTGCCAGGAGTCCTATTATAGCAGACATTTCCATGTGAAGAAAAGAAGGCTGTCACTTTAAGCTACCACTCAGTGAATTTTTTTAGAATGGCTGTCCCATAAAACTGGAGTGGGAATATATTAAGCTGTTAGAATTACCAAAACGGCTTGCCAGAGAATAAATCTCATATTCTTCGATCACTTCTTCTAGGGGCTTCCTCTCTTTTCGTCTTTTGCACTTTATGAATTTTTGAACTAGCCTCAAACCCTTTAGGAAACTAGGCAGATAATGAACATAAGGATAATTTTATTCTGCGAGTTTAAACACTTCCTTCCAACTGAAACACAACGCTCTTCTAAAATAgcaatataatttttctttttcctagctgacaaattctttttgtgtAGTGACAAGGTCTTCAAGAGGAATGCTACTTATATTAGTCTGAGTAAACCTGTATGATGTCTTACCCGTCTAAACTGAAATAgttcttttcaaaaaaaaatgcaaaagtctACAACTACCAAGAATATTGCATGTTTTCAGAAGACTGAACCTGTCTCAACTTCTATAGACAAATATATCCTGCTTCACCAACCTGGGGTACAAAACAAGATCATATGGCTTTAATATATAGAAAATTTGAACTCTTATCCTGGGTGCTATTGGGaagtttttcctcttcttccccaAGTCAGAGAACCACAAAGGGCTGACTCAAGCCTGGTTATTCTCACCttacaaagaaaaaatggaaagtcTGTCAGTCTGCTAGCATTGCTTCTCAGACTTCACCAGTCGCTATTGAGTTGACACCCACTCACGACCcaagcgtgtcagagtagaactgcaccccacagggctttcaatggctgattttatgtgccaggcctttcagttaacagaccAGTGCATTACAACCATTTGGACCACAACTTTAGGATACAAATTATCTGGAGAGGCTTTTataacacagattgctgggctccGGATCACACTTGGGGAAGTTCTGTGCAAAAGGACTCTGTCCTTCATCTGCTATCACTGCCATATGGGAGTTTTACCTCAAGGGTCCCagagatttcttttctttttttttttttgtcagtttactCTGACTGCAGACATCTCAGTCCATCCAAGACAGCCAAATGAATTTCAGCATCATAGGGAAAGTGTTAAGATCTCTAACCCCTTCCTTTCAAAAACTCATTGGTGCTTACCAAATCCACCCATCTTCAACCTAGTCATCTTTGAGTACTTATCTTAACTTGATATAATAGTAATGTTTGAGGTGTGGTAAGATTGAACATGTaccgagagagacagagagagagagagagaggcaggaaaCCTTTAAAGACTTATCACTCTCACAGTCCCTGGTGTTCACAACATGGTGGGTGGGGCCATACAGGGAAAACAAGGTGGATGGTCACAAGGCAGAGATGGAGCAGGGGTGTGGGCAAGCCcctttattggatttttttttttttttttttttgcctgaaatGCAACAGAGAGAGATGTGAGCACACAGGGACCTGTCAACTACGTTTGAATCTCATGCCTTGGGGGTTGCAGTGTTTACAAAGGGAAAGTGAGGGAGCTTTTTTAAATCTAGGTATAGCAGACCTACGTGGAGAAGGGTAACTTGGTGTGGATGTTAAAACATCATATTACAGAAGCTAGAATATACGGTTAATAGTCCAAAAATCAAACTACgtgttgcatcgggcaaatctgttgcaaaagacctctttaaagtcttaaaaagcaaagatgtcatcttgaggattaaggtgcgcctgacccaagccatgatattttcaaatgcctcatatgtatgggagagctgggcgatgaataaggaagaccaaagaagaattgatgccttcaaatgaTGGTGTTGGTAAacaatattgactatgccaaggactgccagaagaataaaaaatctgtcttgaaagaagtacagccagaatgctccttggaagcaagcatggcaagacttcgtctcacatacttagaacatgttattaggagggaccggtccctggagaaggacaccatgcttgctaaagtagagggtcagcgaaaaaaagga
The sequence above is drawn from the Elephas maximus indicus isolate mEleMax1 chromosome 9, mEleMax1 primary haplotype, whole genome shotgun sequence genome and encodes:
- the FOXB2 gene encoding forkhead box protein B2; the protein is MPRPGKSSYSDQKPPYSYISLTAMAIQHSAEKMLPLSDIYKFIMERFPYYREHTQRWQNSLRHNLSFNDCFIKIPRRPDQPGKGSFWALHPDCGDMFENGSFLRRRKRFKVLRADHAHLHAGNTKSAPGTGPGGHLHPHHPHHAHHHHHHHHAAAHHHHHHHPPQPPPPPPPPHMVHYFHQQPPPAPQPPPHLSSQPPQQPPQQSQPQQPSHPGKMQEAAAVAAAAAAAAAAAVGSVGRLSQFPPYGLGSAAAAAAAAAASTSGFKHPFAIENIIGGDYKGVLQAGGLPLASVMHHLGYPVPSQLGNVVSSVWPHVGVMDSVAAAAAAAAAAGVPVGPEYGAFGVPVKALCHSASQSLPAVPVPIKPTPALPPVTALPPALTVPAAAQQPPAQSTVCPAAAASPAVSLQPTAPSAAERKGSALHSVLVHS